Part of the bacterium genome is shown below.
GAGGCGAGCACGTCCATCACCCGCATGCCCTCCTCGATCCCGAGGAAGGTCAGCACGGCGGCCGGACGGCGGCCCGCGTCACGCGCCTTGTCGGCGTCGGATCGTGCGCCCGTCGCGAGTCGGATCCCGAGGTCGGTCGCGCGGGTGTCCCCGTCGTTCGCCGCCGGGTGCGCACCGCCGCATCCGAAGAGCACGAGGAGGAGCAGGGCCGCCAGGGGGGATCGGAATCTTTCGACGGGCATCGGGCCTCCGGGCGCGGGCAATGAACGAAGCCAGCGCGAGCCTATGCTACGCCGTCGGGGGGATCGAGGCAGCGCCGTCGCAGCGCGTGCGCAGCGGTCTCGCAGCCGCCGCGCACCGCGCACGCGACCCCGTACCGCGCATCACATCGACGGGAAGATTCCCGTGACGCGCGACGATGTATGGAACATGGATGCCCTCGGGATCGCCCTGACCGGAATGCAGAGCGCCGGCGTGCGTGTCGCCGTGTCCGCCCACAACGTGGCGAACACGCTGACCGAGGATTTCCGTCCGCAGCGCGTCGTCCAGAGCTCGCTGCCGGGCGGTGGAGCCGCGGCGCGCGTCCAGCAGGCGGATCGCCCCGCGCCCGTGAGCCTCGCTCGGGAAGTCGTCGGC
Proteins encoded:
- a CDS encoding flagellar basal body rod protein, producing MTRDDVWNMDALGIALTGMQSAGVRVAVSAHNVANTLTEDFRPQRVVQSSLPGGGAAARVQQADRPAPVSLAREVVGQMQASVQYDASARVFAVGAEMKGSLIDLLG